In Nostoc sp. CENA543, a single genomic region encodes these proteins:
- a CDS encoding ferritin-like domain-containing protein gives MVQLTERPVSRITNLQEKFVYEICAMYDAEQRFWEAQQMMLQCCQNGQLKSLIETHIRETEQQIQNLEQVFNTLGQQPKRITCDAAAGLVSDGQKFMLLAAENQKILTLGLAGSQAKVEQLEIACYRGLIQVAEQIGKQDAVKLLQQNLQQEEQTAKKLEQHMPELLKECK, from the coding sequence ATGGTTCAACTAACTGAACGTCCTGTCTCCAGAATCACCAACTTACAAGAAAAATTCGTTTACGAAATTTGTGCTATGTACGACGCTGAACAACGCTTTTGGGAAGCACAACAGATGATGTTACAGTGTTGTCAAAATGGTCAGTTAAAGTCTTTGATCGAGACTCACATTCGGGAAACAGAACAACAAATTCAAAATCTAGAACAGGTGTTCAATACTTTGGGACAACAACCTAAGCGAATCACCTGTGATGCGGCTGCGGGTTTAGTCAGTGATGGTCAAAAATTCATGCTGCTAGCTGCGGAAAATCAGAAAATCCTCACTTTGGGATTAGCCGGATCTCAAGCCAAGGTAGAACAACTAGAAATTGCTTGCTACCGTGGTTTGATTCAAGTAGCTGAACAGATAGGAAAACAAGACGCTGTGAAATTACTACAGCAAAACTTGCAGCAGGAAGAACAAACAGCGAAAAAACTAGAACAGCATATGCCAGAGTTACTTAAGGAGTGTAAGTAG
- a CDS encoding HEAT repeat domain-containing protein, whose amino-acid sequence MTVPHLQEISSQLESPNLRDRMVALANLRDVPAEDAVPLIKKVLDDESLQLRSMAIFALGIKQTTECYEILINILQNDPDYGMRADAAGALGYLGDIRAFEILSRAFYEDTDWLVRFSAAVSLGNLKDPRARNILIQALDSSEMVLQEAAISALGEIKDVESVDHLLRFAQSDDWLIRQRLAESLGNLPTAKSISALKYLTKDSHPNVAEAARIGLNRLEQSGNQV is encoded by the coding sequence ATGACTGTTCCACACTTGCAGGAAATTTCTTCTCAGCTAGAAAGTCCGAATTTGCGCGATCGCATGGTAGCCTTAGCTAATTTGCGGGATGTACCTGCTGAAGATGCTGTGCCTCTGATTAAAAAAGTGTTGGATGATGAATCTTTACAACTGCGATCTATGGCAATTTTTGCTCTGGGTATCAAGCAAACAACTGAATGCTATGAAATTTTAATCAATATTCTCCAAAATGACCCAGATTATGGAATGCGTGCGGATGCGGCTGGGGCTTTGGGCTATTTAGGTGATATCAGGGCTTTTGAGATCCTATCTAGGGCTTTTTATGAAGATACTGATTGGTTAGTGCGCTTTAGTGCGGCTGTTTCTCTTGGTAATCTCAAAGATCCACGGGCGCGCAACATCTTGATTCAAGCTTTAGATAGTTCAGAAATGGTTTTGCAAGAAGCAGCAATCTCAGCCTTGGGAGAAATCAAAGATGTTGAGTCAGTAGATCATCTGCTGCGCTTTGCTCAATCTGATGATTGGTTAATCAGACAAAGGTTAGCAGAATCTTTAGGCAATCTGCCTACTGCTAAAAGTATCTCAGCTTTGAAATATTTAACCAAAGATAGTCATCCCAACGTGGCGGAAGCTGCGAGAATCGGTCTTAACAGACTTGAGCAAAGTGGTAATCAAGTTTAA
- a CDS encoding phycobiliprotein lyase codes for MNIEEFFELSAGKWFSHRSSHSLDVKPSEDGKSNLIIETIAADHPEVIKLCQQYEISPSAAVCAATITWKDPIKSEREKPASTLLACVPDEDNPYEGRLLQAKGNAQQELTIGRYKIGTDEALTITTESAKVHSEERLWFASPNLRMRVSVFKDASGFSMAAFTSEIRMGGGAPAKTTSEVAKSAS; via the coding sequence ATGAATATTGAAGAATTTTTTGAGTTGAGTGCTGGAAAATGGTTTTCCCATCGCAGCAGTCACAGTTTAGATGTGAAGCCATCGGAAGACGGTAAATCCAACCTGATTATTGAGACAATAGCAGCAGATCATCCAGAGGTGATCAAACTTTGTCAACAATACGAAATTTCTCCTAGTGCGGCTGTCTGTGCAGCAACTATTACCTGGAAAGACCCGATAAAATCGGAGAGAGAAAAACCAGCGTCTACTTTATTAGCTTGTGTGCCGGATGAAGATAATCCCTATGAAGGCAGATTACTGCAAGCAAAGGGAAATGCTCAACAAGAACTAACTATCGGCAGGTATAAAATTGGCACTGATGAAGCATTGACGATAACCACAGAATCCGCAAAAGTCCATTCAGAAGAACGTTTGTGGTTTGCTAGTCCCAATTTACGGATGCGAGTTAGTGTCTTTAAGGATGCTAGTGGATTTAGTATGGCTGCCTTTACTTCTGAGATTCGCATGGGTGGTGGTGCGCCAGCGAAGACAACTTCCGAAGTGGCTAAATCAGCAAGTTAA
- a CDS encoding site-2 protease family protein, translated as MTFWFLFLLGLATYLMVQRSVVNITRTPIWLLWLVLMTPALLLSGWTLVYGVKQPPPPSLIIWPAIICLLLYWLLFQWGRQPPRDQQTQTTNQTPESQSAIHPTAEQAPVRPIEPTEETQLRNCFPWSIYYIQNIEYRPQAIICRGQLRTTPIQAYQQIRANIEAQFGDRFLIIFQEGFNGKPFFVLVPNTQAARAGSTNKQEQLTRPGLALLLVLATLVTTSWVGLNIADISPKTLSSNPLLFLQGLPYALALMTILGIHELGHYLTARFYKIRSTLPYFIPMPFFLGTFGAFIQMKSPIPNRKALFDVSIAGPLAGFLATLPLVMWGLAHSDIVPLNDKTSILNPDALNPKYSILIAILAKIALGSALTAKSAIDLHPVAVAGFLGLIVTALNLMPVGQLDGGHIVHAMFGQRTAMLIGQIARLLLLMLSLVQAEFFVWAIILLFIPLIDEPALDDVTELDNKRDILGLLAMALLVVIILPMPQAIANLLQI; from the coding sequence ATGACATTTTGGTTTCTCTTCCTACTGGGATTAGCTACTTATCTCATGGTGCAGCGTAGTGTTGTCAATATCACCCGCACACCAATTTGGTTGCTATGGTTGGTATTAATGACACCTGCATTATTATTAAGTGGTTGGACTTTAGTGTATGGGGTCAAACAACCTCCACCACCATCACTGATTATCTGGCCGGCAATCATCTGCCTTTTGTTATACTGGCTGTTGTTTCAGTGGGGACGGCAACCACCAAGGGATCAACAAACCCAAACCACAAACCAAACCCCAGAATCACAATCGGCTATCCATCCTACCGCAGAACAAGCACCTGTGCGTCCCATTGAACCTACGGAAGAAACCCAACTCAGAAATTGCTTTCCCTGGTCTATTTACTACATTCAGAACATTGAGTATAGACCCCAAGCAATTATCTGTCGTGGTCAGTTGAGAACAACGCCTATTCAAGCCTATCAGCAGATTAGAGCCAATATCGAAGCACAATTTGGCGATCGCTTTTTGATTATCTTTCAAGAAGGTTTTAACGGTAAGCCTTTCTTTGTGTTAGTTCCTAATACGCAAGCCGCAAGAGCTGGAAGCACTAACAAGCAAGAACAATTAACCAGGCCTGGATTAGCATTGTTGCTAGTTTTAGCTACTTTAGTCACTACCTCATGGGTGGGTCTGAACATTGCTGATATTAGTCCTAAAACTTTATCATCAAACCCACTGCTTTTTTTACAAGGATTACCCTATGCTTTAGCTTTGATGACTATTTTGGGTATCCACGAATTAGGACATTATCTAACTGCTAGATTCTACAAAATTCGCTCTACACTGCCTTACTTTATACCTATGCCCTTTTTCTTGGGAACTTTTGGGGCATTTATTCAAATGAAGAGTCCTATTCCCAACCGCAAGGCTTTATTTGATGTCAGTATTGCTGGGCCACTTGCTGGTTTTCTGGCGACATTGCCTTTAGTGATGTGGGGTTTAGCACACTCAGATATTGTGCCTTTAAATGACAAAACCAGTATTTTGAACCCCGATGCCCTCAACCCAAAATACTCCATTCTTATAGCAATACTCGCTAAAATCGCTCTAGGCAGCGCATTAACGGCAAAATCGGCTATTGATTTACATCCTGTAGCAGTGGCGGGTTTTCTAGGGTTAATCGTCACAGCTTTGAATTTGATGCCTGTGGGACAGCTTGATGGCGGGCATATTGTCCATGCTATGTTCGGACAACGCACAGCCATGTTAATTGGTCAAATTGCCCGTTTGTTATTACTCATGCTGTCCTTAGTGCAAGCAGAATTTTTTGTCTGGGCAATTATTCTTTTGTTCATCCCCTTAATTGATGAACCTGCTTTAGATGATGTCACTGAACTAGATAATAAACGTGACATTCTCGGTTTACTGGCAATGGCTTTATTGGTGGTAATTATACTGCCCATGCCCCAGGCGATCGCTAATTTATTACAAATTTAG
- a CDS encoding MBL fold metallo-hydrolase, which yields MSPVPQPPSPTTKSPRFVLDNIFAFPPNRDTLGGTSYFIVGNEGNILIDCPSLDEVSQDFLRSHGGVKWLFITHRGAIGKTSEIQQHFGCEVIIQEQEAYLLPGLTVTTFTQELTLDATTQLIWTPGHSPGSSCLYYNNYGGVLFSGRHLVPNLQGEPVPMRTSKTFHWRRQIKSLQKLIQIFTPETLQYICPGANTGFLRGQRIIDQAYQHLTAIDLSVF from the coding sequence ATGTCCCCCGTACCTCAACCACCAAGCCCTACAACTAAATCCCCAAGGTTTGTCCTAGACAATATTTTTGCTTTTCCACCAAATCGGGACACACTAGGGGGAACATCTTATTTCATTGTAGGAAATGAAGGCAATATCCTCATAGATTGCCCATCATTAGACGAAGTAAGTCAAGATTTTTTGCGATCGCACGGTGGCGTGAAATGGTTATTTATCACCCATCGTGGTGCTATCGGCAAAACTTCAGAAATTCAGCAACATTTTGGTTGTGAGGTCATCATTCAAGAACAAGAAGCCTATTTACTACCAGGATTAACAGTTACTACTTTTACTCAAGAACTGACCTTAGATGCTACAACCCAATTAATTTGGACACCAGGACACTCCCCTGGTTCATCTTGCCTCTACTATAACAACTACGGAGGCGTGCTGTTTTCCGGTCGTCACCTGGTTCCTAACCTGCAAGGTGAACCAGTGCCAATGCGAACCTCAAAAACATTTCATTGGCGAAGACAAATTAAGAGCCTGCAAAAACTTATACAAATCTTTACACCAGAAACACTCCAGTACATTTGTCCTGGAGCCAACACCGGATTCTTACGGGGACAAAGAATTATAGACCAAGCTTACCAACACCTAACCGCAATTGATTTATCAGTGTTTTAG
- the ctpA gene encoding carboxyl-terminal processing protease CtpA, with protein MGFMHKQFFRLGFAFLVAFGLVFSTLIPPADALTEEQKLVSEVWRIVNHAYLDDTFNHQNWSAVRQKALEKPLKDQKAAYVAIQNMLKSLDDPFTRFLDPEQYRSLQVNTSGELTGVGLQIALNPETGRLEVVSPIEGSPADKAGIRPRDRILKIEGTSTDNLTLDEAAARMRGPIGSSVTLLIEREGDGEREVRIMRDRIALNPVVAELRSSPQGKSIGYLRLTQFNANASTELTHAITSLEKKGADAYILDLRNNPGGLLQAGIEIARLWLDAGTIVYTVNRQGIQGSFDAFGPALTKDPLVILVNQGTASASEILAGALQDNHRATLVGETTFGKGLIQSLFELSDGSGLAVTIAKYETPNHRDINKLGIKPDQVISQPPLNRDQIGSKVDLQYQAAVEMLSKNAVVAGVEARG; from the coding sequence ATGGGGTTCATGCACAAACAGTTTTTTCGGTTGGGATTTGCTTTCTTGGTGGCTTTTGGTTTGGTGTTCAGCACACTCATCCCACCAGCCGACGCATTGACGGAGGAACAGAAATTAGTTTCAGAAGTTTGGCGCATTGTTAATCATGCTTATTTGGATGATACGTTTAATCATCAAAACTGGTCAGCTGTGCGGCAGAAGGCTTTAGAAAAGCCTCTCAAAGACCAAAAAGCTGCTTATGTCGCCATTCAGAATATGCTCAAGTCTCTTGATGATCCTTTTACAAGGTTTTTAGATCCTGAGCAGTACCGGAGTTTGCAGGTCAATACTTCAGGAGAATTGACTGGAGTGGGCTTACAAATTGCCCTTAACCCCGAAACTGGCAGACTAGAGGTGGTATCCCCTATTGAGGGTTCACCAGCCGATAAGGCGGGAATTAGACCCCGCGATCGCATTCTCAAAATTGAAGGGACTTCCACAGACAATTTAACTCTAGACGAAGCCGCCGCCAGAATGCGCGGCCCGATTGGTAGTTCGGTCACACTGTTAATTGAGCGAGAAGGCGATGGCGAGAGGGAAGTTAGAATTATGCGCGATCGCATTGCTCTTAATCCCGTTGTGGCTGAATTACGCTCATCTCCTCAAGGTAAGTCTATCGGCTATTTACGCCTAACACAGTTCAATGCCAACGCTTCTACAGAGTTGACGCACGCCATTACTAGTCTAGAAAAAAAAGGCGCAGATGCCTACATTTTAGATTTACGCAATAATCCCGGCGGTTTACTACAAGCAGGCATTGAAATTGCCCGATTGTGGTTAGATGCCGGCACCATCGTTTACACAGTCAACCGCCAAGGTATCCAAGGCAGTTTTGATGCTTTTGGCCCAGCTTTAACTAAAGATCCTCTAGTTATTTTAGTCAATCAGGGGACAGCCAGTGCCAGCGAAATTTTAGCCGGCGCACTGCAAGATAATCATCGTGCCACATTAGTGGGTGAAACTACCTTCGGCAAAGGTTTAATTCAATCTTTATTTGAACTTTCCGATGGTTCTGGTCTTGCTGTTACCATTGCCAAATATGAAACCCCTAATCATCGAGACATTAATAAATTAGGCATTAAACCAGATCAAGTCATATCCCAACCGCCCCTCAACCGCGATCAAATCGGCTCTAAAGTTGATTTGCAATATCAAGCAGCCGTGGAAATGTTGAGTAAAAATGCTGTGGTAGCGGGTGTAGAGGCGAGAGGATAG
- the petB gene encoding cytochrome b6 has translation MANVYDWFEERLEIQALADDVTSKYVPPHVNIFYCLGGITLVCFLIQFATGFAMTFYYKPTVAEAYSSVQYIMNEVNFGWLIRSIHRWSASMMVLMMILHVFRVYLTGGFKKPRELTWVSGVILAVITVSFGVTGYSLPWDQVGYWAVKIVSGVPEAIPVVGVLISDLLRGGSSVGQATLTRYYSAHTFVLPWLIAVFMLFHFLMIRKQGISGPL, from the coding sequence ATGGCCAACGTTTACGACTGGTTTGAGGAACGCCTGGAAATTCAGGCCCTCGCTGATGATGTCACCAGCAAGTACGTCCCTCCCCACGTCAATATCTTTTACTGTCTAGGTGGCATTACCCTGGTTTGCTTCTTAATCCAGTTCGCCACAGGCTTTGCCATGACGTTCTACTACAAGCCAACAGTGGCCGAAGCTTACTCCTCAGTACAGTACATCATGAATGAGGTGAATTTCGGTTGGCTCATCCGTTCCATCCATCGCTGGTCTGCCAGCATGATGGTGCTGATGATGATTCTGCATGTCTTCCGGGTGTATCTGACTGGTGGTTTCAAAAAGCCCCGCGAATTAACCTGGGTAAGCGGTGTCATTCTAGCTGTGATCACCGTTTCCTTCGGCGTTACAGGCTACTCCCTACCTTGGGATCAAGTTGGTTACTGGGCGGTGAAAATTGTTAGTGGTGTACCAGAAGCAATCCCCGTAGTCGGCGTACTCATCTCCGACTTGCTGCGTGGTGGTTCTAGTGTTGGTCAAGCAACCTTGACACGCTACTACAGCGCACATACCTTTGTATTGCCCTGGTTAATTGCGGTCTTCATGCTGTTCCACTTCTTGATGATCCGTAAACAAGGTATTTCCGGCCCCTTGTAA
- the petD gene encoding cytochrome b6-f complex subunit IV has product MSIQKKPDLSDPNLRAKLAKGMGHNYYGEPAWPNDLLYVFPVVIMGSFACIVALAVLDPAMTGEPANPFATPLEILPEWYLYPVFQILRSLPNKLLGVLAMAAVPLGLILIPFIESVNKFQNPFRRPVATTVFLFGTLVTLWLGIGAALPLDKSLTLGLF; this is encoded by the coding sequence ATGTCGATACAAAAGAAACCCGATCTGAGCGATCCTAATTTAAGAGCCAAACTTGCCAAAGGCATGGGTCACAACTACTATGGTGAACCTGCTTGGCCTAATGACCTACTGTATGTATTCCCAGTAGTAATCATGGGTTCATTCGCTTGTATTGTTGCTCTAGCAGTATTAGACCCTGCTATGACAGGCGAACCAGCTAATCCTTTCGCTACACCACTGGAAATTTTACCAGAGTGGTACTTGTACCCTGTATTCCAAATTTTGCGATCGCTCCCTAACAAATTGTTGGGAGTGCTAGCAATGGCTGCTGTACCCCTGGGACTGATTCTCATCCCCTTCATTGAGAGCGTCAACAAATTCCAAAACCCCTTCCGCCGTCCAGTTGCAACCACAGTTTTCTTGTTTGGAACTTTGGTTACTCTCTGGTTAGGTATTGGTGCTGCGTTACCCTTAGACAAATCCCTCACCTTGGGACTGTTCTAA
- a CDS encoding anti-sigma regulatory factor, whose amino-acid sequence MLGTMQQDHLKVRSELRLLNQVQQWFEDFCLKHLFQLGWSETQLYRLNLALAEGFTNAVRHAHHTLPPDTTIEIAVSLWVDKLEIRIWDYGKPFNPDAIAEPAPGTLQVGGYGWFLLRRLTDSVVYERSDDGRNCLVILKYLKDPLETGSNLR is encoded by the coding sequence ATGCTTGGCACTATGCAGCAAGACCATCTAAAAGTAAGAAGCGAACTCAGACTCCTCAACCAAGTTCAACAGTGGTTTGAGGACTTTTGTCTCAAACACCTGTTTCAACTAGGTTGGTCAGAAACTCAACTTTATCGCCTCAACTTGGCTTTAGCCGAGGGTTTTACCAATGCAGTTCGTCACGCCCATCACACTTTACCGCCTGATACAACCATAGAGATTGCAGTCAGTTTATGGGTTGACAAATTAGAAATCAGAATTTGGGATTATGGTAAACCCTTTAATCCAGACGCGATCGCAGAACCAGCACCAGGTACTTTACAAGTAGGAGGCTATGGTTGGTTTTTGCTGCGTCGTCTGACAGATAGTGTTGTCTATGAACGCAGTGATGATGGGAGAAATTGTCTAGTGATACTGAAGTATCTCAAAGATCCTTTGGAAACAGGAAGCAATTTACGATAA
- a CDS encoding glycosyltransferase family 4 protein, translating to MTNNLNLGDSNNQQANHVFVFLEIFAREGGIQSYVKDIFRAYLGLEAGYQAEVFLLRDNPDCLNPFECDRLKFNYFQNKSPQMGRVTMAGALFKYLLQKRPQRVFCGHIRLAVLIQTLCQPLGIPYTILTYGKEVWHPLTRREQRALAVAKDIWTISRYSRDQACAANRIEPHKVKMLPCAIDGDQFTPGAKSAELLIKYGLADSKVIMTVARLWSGDIYKGVDVTIRALPKILQAFPEVKYLVIGRGDDQPRLAQLAQDLGVSDRVVFAGFVPTEQLIAHYHLADAYIMPSQEGFGIVYLEAMACGIPVLSGDNDGSADPLQDGKVGWQVPHRDPEAVAAACIEILQGEDQRCHGQWLREQAIANFGQAALQRQLLSLLES from the coding sequence ATGACTAATAACTTGAATTTGGGTGATAGTAACAATCAACAAGCAAACCATGTTTTCGTGTTCCTAGAAATTTTTGCACGAGAAGGTGGAATACAATCCTATGTCAAAGATATTTTCCGTGCTTATTTAGGTTTAGAAGCAGGTTATCAAGCCGAAGTATTTTTATTGAGAGATAATCCTGATTGTTTGAATCCGTTTGAGTGCGATCGCCTAAAGTTTAATTACTTTCAGAATAAATCGCCTCAAATGGGTAGAGTCACAATGGCTGGGGCATTATTCAAATATTTATTGCAAAAACGCCCCCAAAGAGTTTTTTGTGGTCACATCAGATTAGCTGTACTCATTCAAACCCTCTGTCAACCATTAGGAATTCCTTACACCATCCTTACCTATGGGAAAGAAGTCTGGCATCCACTCACCAGACGGGAACAACGGGCTTTAGCAGTAGCAAAAGACATTTGGACAATTAGCCGCTATAGTCGTGATCAAGCCTGTGCTGCTAATAGGATAGAGCCTCACAAAGTGAAAATGTTACCCTGTGCTATTGATGGTGATCAATTTACCCCTGGTGCCAAGTCAGCAGAACTATTAATTAAGTACGGTTTAGCAGATAGCAAAGTAATTATGACCGTAGCGCGATTATGGTCAGGAGATATCTACAAAGGTGTAGATGTCACAATTCGCGCCCTACCGAAAATATTGCAGGCTTTCCCAGAGGTCAAATATTTAGTTATTGGTCGTGGTGATGATCAGCCAAGATTAGCACAATTGGCACAAGATTTAGGAGTCAGCGATCGCGTAGTTTTCGCTGGTTTTGTCCCTACAGAACAATTAATTGCCCACTATCACCTTGCCGATGCTTACATCATGCCTTCACAAGAAGGTTTTGGCATAGTTTATCTAGAAGCGATGGCTTGCGGTATACCAGTATTATCCGGTGACAATGATGGGTCTGCCGACCCCCTCCAAGATGGGAAAGTAGGTTGGCAAGTCCCTCACCGCGACCCCGAAGCCGTAGCCGCAGCTTGTATAGAAATTCTCCAAGGCGAAGATCAGCGTTGTCATGGACAATGGTTAAGAGAGCAAGCGATCGCTAATTTTGGTCAAGCTGCTTTACAACGGCAACTTTTATCGCTATTAGAATCTTGA
- a CDS encoding thioredoxin domain-containing protein: MPKLFGYLSVYFVISWFCLVLGWSFPAQAAIYPSPQLEQQVLEVLRKHPEAIIESVQGYQQQQQQQINQSREVFLQDLKVNPQAIIANSPTTGTIAAKTVLIEFSDFQCPYCAEAHQKLRDLLSKHQQDVTLVYKHFPLPSHAEAVPAAKAAWAANQQGKFWQYHDQLFTNQKQLGESLYIDVAKKLNLDMDKFNRDRLLADADIKQDIQLAKTLGIPGTPFFVMNGQNYSGAIQVSEIESQLATAN; encoded by the coding sequence ATGCCTAAATTATTTGGTTATCTAAGCGTCTACTTTGTAATTAGCTGGTTTTGTCTAGTTTTAGGCTGGTCATTTCCTGCACAAGCAGCCATCTATCCCAGCCCTCAACTAGAACAGCAGGTTTTAGAAGTTCTTCGTAAACACCCAGAGGCAATCATTGAATCTGTCCAAGGATATCAGCAACAGCAGCAGCAGCAAATCAATCAATCAAGAGAAGTATTTTTACAGGATTTAAAAGTAAATCCACAAGCGATAATTGCCAATTCCCCAACAACGGGAACCATAGCCGCAAAAACCGTATTGATAGAATTTTCGGACTTTCAATGCCCCTATTGTGCTGAAGCCCATCAAAAGTTGCGAGATTTGTTATCTAAGCATCAACAGGATGTCACTTTAGTTTACAAACATTTTCCCTTACCTTCTCATGCTGAAGCTGTGCCAGCAGCAAAAGCCGCTTGGGCAGCAAATCAACAAGGTAAGTTTTGGCAGTATCATGATCAGCTATTCACCAATCAAAAACAACTAGGTGAGAGTTTATATATAGATGTCGCCAAAAAACTGAATCTAGATATGGATAAGTTTAACCGCGATCGCCTACTTGCTGATGCTGATATCAAGCAGGATATACAACTAGCCAAAACATTGGGAATTCCAGGCACACCATTTTTTGTCATGAATGGTCAAAATTACTCTGGTGCAATCCAAGTATCAGAGATTGAGAGTCAATTGGCTACTGCTAATTAG
- a CDS encoding RNA polymerase sigma factor SigF, producing MAASESSMQIDGMELLHLYHQNPSIKLRNQLVQLHTGLVRKMAHKFSHQCNEPYEDLEQIGYFGLIRAIERFDPSQGYAFSSFAVPYIRGEMLHFLRDRSTLLKIPRRWQELYNEGQKVRKELAISLGRPPKDTEIAKELKVSVQEWQETKLAAQNRMPLSLDATAVHYVDCQITLGEALPCPRSTALQQQNEERQQLQGAINMLDDKPRQAVEMVFLKELSRKDAAKSIGTSPMTVTRYLQKGIQDLIVYLQPQAVATGS from the coding sequence ATGGCTGCAAGTGAGTCCTCTATGCAAATTGATGGTATGGAGTTATTACACTTATACCACCAAAATCCTTCTATTAAACTTCGTAATCAACTGGTACAGTTACATACTGGATTAGTCAGGAAGATGGCTCATAAATTTAGTCATCAATGTAATGAACCTTATGAAGATTTAGAACAAATAGGTTATTTTGGTTTAATTAGGGCGATTGAGCGTTTTGATCCCAGCCAGGGATATGCTTTTAGTTCCTTTGCTGTTCCGTATATTCGCGGTGAAATGCTGCATTTCTTGCGCGATCGCAGTACCCTGTTAAAAATTCCCCGTCGTTGGCAAGAATTATATAATGAGGGGCAGAAAGTCCGCAAAGAATTAGCAATCTCTTTAGGTCGTCCGCCCAAAGATACAGAAATTGCTAAAGAACTCAAAGTATCTGTGCAGGAATGGCAAGAAACTAAGTTAGCAGCCCAAAATCGGATGCCATTGAGTTTAGACGCGACGGCAGTTCATTATGTTGATTGCCAAATCACTTTGGGTGAAGCACTTCCTTGTCCCCGTTCCACAGCTTTGCAACAACAAAACGAAGAACGGCAACAATTGCAAGGGGCAATCAATATGCTAGACGACAAGCCCCGCCAAGCAGTGGAAATGGTATTCCTAAAAGAACTTTCTCGCAAGGATGCAGCTAAAAGTATTGGCACTAGCCCCATGACAGTTACCCGATACTTGCAAAAAGGCATTCAAGATTTAATTGTTTATTTGCAACCGCAAGCAGTCGCTACCGGTTCTTAA
- a CDS encoding PCRF domain-containing protein: MAQPNFWANPHPAYETLQEIEYTIFYIHKQYQRWCSILEEIKTALELLATSPDEQLLQEAQANLAQLQQELETAEIRALLTNSDDQKGAFLTIKAESDDADGQEWAYILLKMYYQWANKHNYQIHLLEESGGDVSGIKSATCEITGLYAYGFLKSELGIHQLQRLSPFETSGNLRTSLARVEVSPILDESIDLVIPDQDLQITRWQWHGQNINHPEIWVRVVHIPSGITVFCEQERSQLENKKQALAILKSKLVAIALAQGVKSIADIQPGEIKSLSSQIIREYVLHPYTKVKDLRTKVETTNVQDVWNGDIDFLIKAYLQQQSYMTVEKSS; encoded by the coding sequence ATTGCTCAACCAAATTTTTGGGCAAATCCCCATCCTGCTTACGAAACCTTGCAAGAAATTGAATACACCATATTCTACATTCACAAGCAATATCAGCGATGGTGTTCAATTCTAGAAGAAATAAAAACTGCCTTGGAATTATTAGCAACATCCCCAGATGAACAACTACTGCAAGAGGCACAAGCGAATTTAGCCCAACTCCAACAGGAATTGGAAACAGCAGAAATCAGAGCATTATTAACTAATTCTGATGACCAAAAAGGAGCATTTCTGACGATCAAGGCTGAGTCTGATGACGCAGATGGTCAAGAATGGGCATATATCTTGCTTAAGATGTATTACCAATGGGCAAACAAGCACAATTACCAAATACATTTGCTAGAAGAATCTGGTGGTGATGTCAGTGGTATTAAATCTGCTACTTGCGAAATTACTGGGCTTTATGCTTATGGTTTCCTGAAATCAGAATTAGGAATACATCAACTACAGCGATTATCACCTTTTGAAACTAGTGGAAACTTGCGGACAAGTTTAGCTAGGGTAGAGGTTTCCCCAATTTTAGATGAGTCTATTGATCTAGTAATTCCAGATCAGGATTTGCAAATAACTAGATGGCAATGGCATGGTCAAAATATCAACCATCCAGAAATATGGGTGCGGGTTGTACATATTCCCAGTGGTATTACTGTTTTTTGTGAGCAGGAACGCAGTCAGCTAGAAAACAAAAAGCAAGCCCTAGCTATACTTAAGAGTAAACTAGTGGCGATCGCACTAGCTCAAGGTGTCAAATCAATTGCGGATATTCAACCTGGGGAAATCAAATCTCTATCCAGCCAGATCATTCGTGAATATGTCTTACATCCCTACACCAAGGTGAAAGATTTACGTACTAAAGTCGAAACAACAAATGTTCAAGACGTATGGAACGGCGATATTGATTTTTTGATCAAAGCCTATCTGCAACAGCAAAGTTACATGACTGTGGAAAAATCATCGTGA